The following are encoded in a window of Clostridia bacterium genomic DNA:
- the infC gene encoding translation initiation factor IF-3: MTYKMWYFATFFLWRFTTINELQINDQIREKEVRLIASNGAQLGIVTRFKAQQLAEEEGLDLVMISPKAVPPVCKILDYSKYKYEQSKKDKEMRKNQKVTELKIIWLSMTISEADMQTKAKAAQRWLVEGDKVKVSLKMIGRQQAYTLRAIEVVKKFYQILSPVSKIEKIPLAEGRNVTMVLAPLTSK; encoded by the coding sequence TTATGGAGGTTTACCACTATTAACGAACTTCAAATTAATGACCAAATTAGAGAAAAAGAAGTACGCCTTATCGCTTCAAACGGAGCGCAACTTGGCATTGTGACACGCTTTAAAGCGCAACAGCTCGCCGAAGAAGAAGGGCTAGACTTGGTTATGATTTCACCCAAAGCAGTTCCGCCTGTTTGTAAAATTTTAGATTACAGCAAATACAAATACGAACAATCTAAAAAAGACAAAGAGATGCGTAAGAATCAAAAAGTCACAGAATTAAAAATAATCTGGCTGTCAATGACCATTAGCGAAGCAGATATGCAAACTAAGGCAAAAGCGGCGCAAAGGTGGCTAGTAGAGGGCGACAAGGTTAAAGTTTCGCTTAAAATGATAGGCAGACAGCAAGCCTACACGCTTCGTGCAATAGAAGTAGTTAAAAAGTTTTACCAAATTCTTTCACCGGTATCTAAGATTGAGAAAATCCCGCTTGCCGAAGGTAGAAACGTAACTATGGTATTAGCCCCGCTTACAAGTAAATAA
- the rplT gene encoding 50S ribosomal protein L20 produces the protein MRIKRAVNAVKKRRKILKLTKGYFGAKSKNYRVARQAFMKSGNYAYIGRRLRKRDMRGLWIARINAGARVNGLSYSKFMHGLKVANIDLNRKVLSDMAISDAKAFSALAEIVKTSLTSK, from the coding sequence ATGAGAATTAAACGCGCAGTTAATGCGGTTAAGAAACGTAGAAAAATATTAAAATTAACAAAAGGTTATTTTGGCGCTAAGTCCAAAAATTATAGAGTAGCTCGTCAAGCCTTTATGAAGTCAGGTAACTATGCATATATTGGTAGAAGACTTCGCAAAAGAGATATGCGAGGACTATGGATTGCTCGTATTAACGCCGGCGCAAGAGTAAACGGACTGTCTTACAGCAAGTTTATGCACGGTCTTAAAGTAGCTAACATTGACCTCAACCGCAAAGTACTTTCCGATATGGCGATAAGCGACGCAAAAGCTTTTAGTGCGCTTGCAGAAATTGTTAAGACTTCACTTACTAGTAAATAA
- the rpmI gene encoding 50S ribosomal protein L35, translating into MPKQKTHSASKKRFKVLKSGKVKRAQCNKNHKLTKKTTKRTRNLRGTAYVDKIQANTIKKMMPY; encoded by the coding sequence ATGCCTAAACAAAAAACACACAGCGCATCTAAAAAAAGATTTAAAGTACTTAAATCCGGCAAAGTCAAGAGAGCGCAATGTAACAAAAACCACAAATTAACCAAAAAGACAACCAAAAGAACTCGTAATCTTCGTGGAACGGCTTATGTAGATAAGATTCAAGCTAATACCATCAAGAAAATGATGCCGTACTAA
- a CDS encoding RNA methyltransferase → MIESKNNQIISFTRKLLQKKYRKESGLYLVEGRKLVEEAIRLNLVEYIVTSSQTQIQFDKVYTVADNVFSTLTDTINSQGVIAVVKMPTNDLCVPQSSCLILEKIQDAGNLGTIMRTAVATGYNDIFLIDCVDAYSPKVIRSASSAHFFTHIYSVDLETVYSLLHSTHKFICADMKGENIFNYTQSIPLHALIIGNEGNGISDKARQLSDLTLSLPMKNNLESLNAGVSAGVLMYILSNK, encoded by the coding sequence ATGATAGAGTCAAAGAACAACCAAATAATTAGCTTTACACGCAAATTATTGCAAAAAAAATATCGCAAAGAAAGCGGTCTTTATCTTGTCGAAGGGCGTAAACTTGTAGAAGAAGCTATTAGACTTAATCTTGTCGAATATATCGTAACGTCTAGCCAAACTCAAATACAGTTTGACAAGGTCTATACCGTAGCCGACAATGTTTTTTCAACGCTTACCGATACAATTAACAGTCAAGGCGTAATCGCCGTTGTTAAAATGCCCACAAACGACTTATGCGTTCCGCAAAGCAGTTGCCTTATACTTGAAAAAATTCAAGATGCGGGCAATCTCGGGACTATTATGCGTACGGCGGTAGCTACCGGCTACAATGATATTTTTTTAATAGATTGCGTTGACGCATATAGCCCTAAGGTAATACGTTCGGCGAGTTCGGCGCATTTCTTCACGCATATTTATTCTGTCGACTTAGAAACAGTATATTCCTTATTACATTCGACGCACAAATTTATTTGCGCAGATATGAAAGGGGAGAATATCTTTAACTATACGCAAAGTATACCGCTTCACGCTCTTATTATAGGCAATGAAGGCAACGGAATAAGCGATAAAGCTAGACAACTTAGCGATTTGACACTGTCGCTACCTATGAAAAATAATCTCGAATCTCTCAATGCCGGAGTATCGGCAGGAGTTTTGATGTATATATTAAGTAATAAATAA
- the ruvC gene encoding crossover junction endodeoxyribonuclease RuvC, whose translation MKILGIDPGLATIGYGVIERLDKIDKVLDYGVILTPKEETLPVRLAMIYDNVTKLIITHKPDCVAVEELFFYKNITTGISVAEARGAILTAVVRECGKLYEYTPLQIKMALTGYGRADKNQIQQMVKLILKLDKIPKPDDAADALAVALTHLNSGRLGEESYIK comes from the coding sequence ATGAAAATACTTGGTATTGACCCCGGTCTAGCTACGATAGGCTATGGAGTAATTGAAAGGCTTGATAAAATTGATAAAGTTTTAGATTATGGCGTTATTCTTACGCCCAAAGAAGAAACTTTGCCCGTTAGACTTGCTATGATTTACGATAATGTAACTAAATTAATTATAACTCACAAGCCCGATTGCGTAGCCGTTGAAGAATTGTTTTTTTATAAGAATATTACAACCGGTATTAGCGTCGCCGAAGCTAGGGGCGCTATACTTACCGCTGTCGTAAGAGAATGTGGCAAATTGTACGAATACACGCCTCTACAAATTAAAATGGCTCTAACCGGATACGGACGAGCCGACAAAAATCAAATTCAACAAATGGTTAAGCTAATACTTAAATTAGACAAAATTCCTAAGCCCGACGACGCCGCAGACGCTCTTGCCGTTGCGCTTACCCACCTTAATTCGGGTAGACTAGGCGAAGAAAGTTACATAAAATAG
- a CDS encoding YebC/PmpR family DNA-binding transcriptional regulator yields MSGHSKWNNIKGKKGKSDAARSKIFTKIGREIAVAVRSGGSDPDTNSSLYNIIAKAKMSNMPNDNISRSIKKASGELGNVVYESIIYEGYGIGGSAVILECLTDNKNRTAGDIRSHFEKYGGSLGTSNCVSFMFERKGVIVVERLEGQTEDSWFELALECGADDVMVEDEEVLMYTTPQAFDNVRNNLTDKKVVLISASVDWIPNNTIILAPDQLVRFNKMIDIMEDNDDVQNVYHNVELPEVEEE; encoded by the coding sequence ATGTCAGGACATAGTAAATGGAATAATATCAAAGGCAAAAAAGGCAAGAGCGACGCCGCAAGGTCTAAAATTTTTACAAAAATCGGTAGAGAAATAGCCGTAGCTGTCCGCAGTGGCGGTAGCGACCCCGATACAAACAGTTCGTTATACAACATAATCGCTAAGGCGAAAATGTCTAATATGCCTAACGACAATATATCTCGCAGTATCAAAAAAGCCTCGGGAGAACTCGGTAACGTGGTTTACGAATCAATTATCTACGAAGGTTATGGTATCGGTGGAAGCGCAGTGATATTAGAGTGCTTAACCGACAATAAAAATCGTACGGCAGGCGATATTCGTTCGCATTTTGAAAAATATGGCGGTTCGCTAGGCACAAGCAACTGCGTATCTTTTATGTTTGAACGCAAAGGCGTAATCGTAGTCGAAAGGCTTGAAGGGCAAACCGAAGATAGTTGGTTTGAGCTTGCCTTAGAATGTGGCGCAGACGATGTTATGGTAGAGGACGAAGAAGTTTTAATGTATACTACTCCGCAAGCGTTTGATAACGTTCGCAACAATTTAACCGATAAAAAAGTTGTATTAATTTCAGCTTCGGTTGATTGGATACCTAACAATACAATAATTCTTGCTCCCGACCAGCTTGTAAGATTTAACAAAATGATTGATATAATGGAAGACAACGACGACGTACAGAATGTTTACCACAACGTCGAATTGCCGGAAGTTGAAGAAGAATAG